One Erpetoichthys calabaricus chromosome 9, fErpCal1.3, whole genome shotgun sequence genomic region harbors:
- the LOC127529173 gene encoding zinc finger BED domain-containing protein 4-like: protein MMAYVLETCCVPGQHTADNICSQLTRIVEEWGIADKILAVVTDNSTNMFAAVRKAGWAHYPFFTHTLNLVVKDSFKAHPGLLEIQQKNSAIVAFFHHSTKAADKLKEIQKQQKFPEHKLIQAVERRWNFVFYMWERLSEQKEAVTTVLCLLGKSSLCLSEEEWPVISLSIIVPRPFEQATREISTEKHVSLSKVIPLVSLLHRTTATSERKGSKLAAELSVQCHRCFKAIETFYGLAVSTYLDIRFKNLGFRDSANVEPVKA from the coding sequence ATGATGGCATATGTGTTAGAAACGTGTTGTGTTCCTGGACAACACACTGCAGACAATATTTGTTCACAGTTAACCAGAATCGTGGAAGAATGGGGCATAGCAGACAAGATTCTGGCTGTTGTAACTGATAATAGCACCAATATGTTTGCTGCTGTGCGCAAAGCAGGTTGGGCACACTACCCATTTTTTACACACACTTTGAACTTGGTGGTGAAAGACTCTTTCAAGGCTCACCCTGGCTTGCTTGAGATTCAGCAAAAAAACAGTGCTATTGTTGCTTTCTTTCACCACAGCACTAAAGCTGCAGACAAGCTCAAAGAAATTCAGAAGCAGCAGAAGTTCCCTGAACACAAACTAATTCAAGCAGTTGAGAGAAGGTGGAACTTTGTATTCTACATGTGGGAGAGATTGTCTGAGCAAAAGGAGGCAGTTACCACAGTCCTCTGTCTCCTTGGAAAGAGCTCACTTTGCTTAAGTGAGGAAGAATGGCCTGTCATCAGTCTCTCCATCATTGTACCGAGACCATTTGAGCAAGCAACCAGGGAGATATCAACTGAAAAACATGTTTCACTTTCAAAGGTGATTCCACTGGTGTCACTGCTTCACAGAACCACTGCAACTTCTGAGCGCAAAGGTAGCAAACTAGCTGCTGAACTGTCAGTGCAGTGTCACCGTTGCTTCAAGGCTATTGAAACATTTTATGGTCTTGCTGTCAGCACCTACCTGGACATTAGATTTAAAAACCTGGGATTCCGTGACTCTGCAAACGTTGAGCCTGTAAAAGCTTGA